Proteins co-encoded in one Gossypium arboreum isolate Shixiya-1 chromosome 11, ASM2569848v2, whole genome shotgun sequence genomic window:
- the LOC128284133 gene encoding filament-like plant protein 4 — protein sequence MKMKQERELKDAAQKLAACQETIYLLGRQLQSLHPQTENHQTHHSDKLLGENSAEGRLNHSGSKAQDIHHIDDFDRSDSVASADVQSVSEDSLHYSHSTPSPFDNEPNLSSSSLTSLSHLSHRRTKSTFSASTLEREKHLRSFGRLFHWKEE from the exons ATGAAGATGAAACAG GAAAGAGAGTTAAAAGACGCAGCACAAAAGCTTGCAGCATGCCAGGAGACCATATATCTTCTTGGGAGGCAGTTGCAATCTTTGCACCCTCAGACAGAGAACCACCAGACTCATCACAGTGACAAGCTGTTGGGTGAAAATTCTGCAGAAGGCAGACTGAATCATAGTGGTTCAAAGGCACAGGATATTCACCATATCGATGACTTTGATCGCAGTGACAGTGTAGCTTCTGCTGATGTGCAATCTGTGAGTGAGGATTCCTTGCATTATAGTCATTCCACACCAAGTCCCTTTGATAATGAGCCCAATCTTTCATCGAGTTCTTTGACGAGCTTGTCTCACCTCAGCCACAGGCGTACCAAATCTACATTCTCTGCTTCTACTCTTGAGCGAGAGAAACATTTACGTAGTTTTGGTCGTCTTTTTCATTGGAAGGAAGAATGA